The sequence TGCCAGCGCCTTGGTCTCCGCTCACGCCTCCGCGTGAGCGTGCTCGGCGCTATTCCCTTCGCTTTGCTGCGGGGTACCTGCGGGCGGCCGGTTCGCCTGGCGGGCCTGTGGCCCGACCGCCTTCAGGTGTTTACGCTTACTCGCCGTCTTCGGCGAGCAGGCCACGCGCGCGCAGCAGCGGCTCGACGCGCGGGTCGCGGCCGGTGAAGTCGCGGAACATCTGTTCGTAGGTCTTCGAGTGGCCCTGGCCGAGGAAGGTGGCGACGATGTGGTCGCCCACTTCGCGCGTCATGCCACCGTTGGCTTCCACCCACGAATAGGCATCGTGGTGCAGCATCTCGGTCCAGGTGTAGGCGTAGTAGCCGGCGTCATAACCGTGCTCGAAGATGTGGCGGAAGTACGGCGTGCGATAGCGCGGCGGAACCAGGTCCGAACGCAGGCCGATCCGCTCCAGCGCCTCGGCTTCGAAGGCCATCACGTCGGTCGGGGCCGGCTGGCTCGGATCCAGCGAGTGCCATTCCATGTCCAGCAGCGAAGCGGCGATGATCTCGCCGAAGCTGTGGCCCTGGTTGAACTTGCTGGCGCGGTCAATCGCTTCCACCAGCTCGTCGGGGATCACTTCGCCGGTCTCGTGGTGGCGGGCATAGCGCTGGAGCACTTCCGGCAGGGCCGCGAAGTTCTCGTGGAACTGGCTGGGGAATTCCACCCAGTCGCGCGCGGTGTTGGTGCCCGAGAGCGACGGATACTGCTGGTCGGCGAAGATGCCGTGCAGCGCGTGGCCGAATTCGTGGAACATCGTTTCCACATCGTCCCAGGTGGCCAGGCGCGGCTCGCCGGGAGCGGGCGGAGCGATATTCTGCGTATTGGTGACCACCGGGCGCAGGCCCAGCAGGTGGCTCTGCTCGATGAAGTTGCTCATCCACGCACCGCCACGCTTGGAATCGCGGCTCATCGGATCGAAGTAGAACAGCGCGATCGGCTCACCGTCGTGGAACACTGTGTAGACGCTCACGTCCGGGTGATAGGTGGGGATGTCGTCGCGCTTCTCGAAGGTCAGGCCGTAGAGCTCGCCGGCCATGTAGAACACGCCGTCTTCCAGCACGCGGTCGACTTCGAAATACTGCTTAATCTCCTCGTTGTTCAGGGCGTAGCGCTCCTGGCGAACGATCTCGGCGTAGTATTCCCAGTCCCACGGGGCGAGGGTGAAGCTGTGGCCGTCCTGTTCGGCGCGGGCCTGCAGCACGGCGGCCTCGCGTTCCTGCGTGGCGCGCAGCGCGGGGACCATGTCGGCCATGAAGCCGATGGCCTGCTGCGGGTCGGAGACCATGCGGTCGTACATCTGCCAGTTGGCGTGGGTCGGCTCGCCGAACAGCTGGGCGCGGCGATTGCGCAGGGCGATCACTTCGCGGATCAGGCTGAGCGTTTCGGCTTCGCCGGTCTGGTTGCGGTCGAGGCTGGCGGTCAGCAGGCGCTCACGCACGTCGCGGTTGTGCAGCTGCGACAGCATGGCCACGCCCGAGGTGTTGCTGACGCCCAGCATGTACTTGCCGTCATGGCCGCGCTCGGTGGCGAGGGCCGCGGCGGCAGTGATCTGGCCGTCCGAAAGGCCGTCCAGCTCCTCGCGCGTGTCGACCACGATGGCCGCGCCGTTCTGGCCCTGCGTGATCCGCTGCGAGATCTGCGCGGACAGCGAGGACAGGCGCTCGTTGATCTGGCGCAGTTCGGCCTGCGCCTCGTCACCCAGCAGCGCGCCGCGGTGCACGAATTCGGCGTAGGTCACTTCCAGCAGCATGGCATCTTCCGGCGTCATCGTCATGGCGGCGCGGTTGTCGTAGACAGTCTGCACGCGGGCGAAGAGGTCTGCATTCAGGTAGATGCTGTCGTTCTTGGCGGCGATCTGCGGAGCCAGCGCCTCGTCGGTCGCGGCGATGGTGTCGTTGATGTTGGCCGAGACGATCTGGCTGAAGGCGCCATAGGCACGGTCGAATACCTGGCCCGAACGTTCCATGGCGACCAGCGTGTTGGCGAAGGTCGGCGGGTTGGGGTTGGCGGCGATGGCCTCGACCTCGGCAAGCTCGATGGCGATCGCTTCCTCGATGATGCCCTGCCACTCGCTGTCCGCGATCTGGTCGAACTGCGGGGCATGCATGTAGAGCGGCGAAGGCTCTGCGAAGATGCTGGTCGCGGCCGGGATTTCCGGGTTGTATTCGACGGTGCCGGGCAGTGCGGCGGTGGCGTTCATATCGGTCTCCGGCACGGTGGCACAGGCGCTGGCCAGCGCGGCGATCATGGTGGAGGCGAGGAGGTGGGACTTACGCATGTGGGGGCATCTCTTCCGTGATTATGCAAATGTGGCCTGCTTGCGGCCGGGAAGCCGTTGCAGGTGAAACCGGGTCCATAGGGATAGAGACGCGACCTGCCAATAGCCTGAACAAGTCCCGAGGGCC is a genomic window of Aurantiacibacter sp. MUD11 containing:
- a CDS encoding M3 family metallopeptidase encodes the protein MRKSHLLASTMIAALASACATVPETDMNATAALPGTVEYNPEIPAATSIFAEPSPLYMHAPQFDQIADSEWQGIIEEAIAIELAEVEAIAANPNPPTFANTLVAMERSGQVFDRAYGAFSQIVSANINDTIAATDEALAPQIAAKNDSIYLNADLFARVQTVYDNRAAMTMTPEDAMLLEVTYAEFVHRGALLGDEAQAELRQINERLSSLSAQISQRITQGQNGAAIVVDTREELDGLSDGQITAAAALATERGHDGKYMLGVSNTSGVAMLSQLHNRDVRERLLTASLDRNQTGEAETLSLIREVIALRNRRAQLFGEPTHANWQMYDRMVSDPQQAIGFMADMVPALRATQEREAAVLQARAEQDGHSFTLAPWDWEYYAEIVRQERYALNNEEIKQYFEVDRVLEDGVFYMAGELYGLTFEKRDDIPTYHPDVSVYTVFHDGEPIALFYFDPMSRDSKRGGAWMSNFIEQSHLLGLRPVVTNTQNIAPPAPGEPRLATWDDVETMFHEFGHALHGIFADQQYPSLSGTNTARDWVEFPSQFHENFAALPEVLQRYARHHETGEVIPDELVEAIDRASKFNQGHSFGEIIAASLLDMEWHSLDPSQPAPTDVMAFEAEALERIGLRSDLVPPRYRTPYFRHIFEHGYDAGYYAYTWTEMLHHDAYSWVEANGGMTREVGDHIVATFLGQGHSKTYEQMFRDFTGRDPRVEPLLRARGLLAEDGE